The sequence below is a genomic window from Deltaproteobacteria bacterium.
GCAATCTGTCAAGGTTTTTTTCCTTGACAATAAGCTGATTCACTTGGCGGATGGCTGCAAGCACGCGGTTCAGGTGCTCAATTTTTTCTTCGTTCGCTCTCCGTTCGGTCACGTCCTGGATTGCTAACAGAATCATTTCCGTCTTATTGGCTTTTTTATAAAGTCGGCGGGCACTTAACAGCATGGTACGTGGCCCGATAGTCTCGAAGGCCTGTTTGACCTCAAGGTCCTCAAAAGAGGTGTTTCCCGGCAGTATCTTTTCTAGCAGTTGGCGTAGCGCAGGGATGTCCCACTCCCGGTTGCCCAGTTCATAGATGAGTTTTCCAAGGCTGTCACCGGCAGTCAGCTTGAATGCTTGGTAAAAAGCTTTGTTGGCAAAGATCACTCGAAGATTTACATCGAGTACCAGGAGAGGTTCACGTATAGTCTCCACGATGCTCTCAGCTAGTTGGGCAGATTCCAATGTGAGTCCACCATGCTTTTGCTGGAGTTCTTCTGTAGAGCCCTGCTCGGCTGGTCGCCGGCGCTGCGAGGCGTGTTTGTCCAGGAATTGTTTTTCAATATTGGTGCTGTCTTTCATCTGGCAGCCTTTCCATGCAGGTGCCACTGCAGGTGTGTGTCACTTGCCACTCATTGTTCCATTGAATATTGGGCGGAGGCGAGTGCGCTTAAGGTACGATTCCAGGGAACAGGCGCCTTTCCACTCGGGAGAGCATATCGTCAGTCTCCAGACTGACCCAAAGCCTCTCTTCGGCCTTGCAACTCGCTGAGATTACCAATCGAGCAGCTTATGCCACGGCAAGGCTTTAGCTGTCGACTGGGAGTCAAACTGCCCCGACGCAGGTCCCAATGGTATTGTAATCTTGCCACAAGTACTGAGGAAAATACAGGTGGTTTAATGGTAGGTCTTACCTGCCTTTCACCGTCCGCTTTAGAATAAGCCGAACATACGCAGTTATTTATTGCGCCAAGGTTGAGAGGTAGGTGGTTAAATTCACGTTTTTTTTCTTGAGTCCAAGCTTGGATCTGATCTTTTTGCGGTGAAAAGACACGGTATCTTCCGAAATGCAAAGTATATCTGCAATAGCCGCACTGTCTTTGCCGTTTCTCACGAGACTGGCCACCTGGAGTTCTCTCGGAGTGAGGCCAAAAGACTTGGAAGACAGTCTACTGACAAATTGAGAAGTAATTTCAGAAAGGTGCGACATCGCTATATTTACGTACGCCTTCTGTTCCGTTGTAAGTTCCGTATCCTTCAGTTTTTCCAAGTATGGCAAGACCAGCATTTGCACACTAATTTGGACGCTTTTCTGCAGTCTCTCGCTTTTCTCCTCGCCATGACGGAGTAAGACCTCTAGAGCAGTGTTGGCATCCTGGAGAGCGCGAGCTTGTTCCCTGAGCTTCTTTTCTTTTGCCAAAAGAGCTTCTTCCACTTGCCTGCGTTCAGTAATATCTGAGGCAATGCCAACCAGCATAGCAACACGGCCATCAGCATCTATGATGGGTGCAATTCGGTTTTCGTAATAAAGAGTTTTCCCACTCTCGGTATGCACTCGTTCAACATACCAAGTAGCACAACCGGAGTTGATCACTTGTTCTTCCACATGGTGCCAGAACTCCCTGGTGGGTTTGTCGACGCATTGTAAATCAAGAGTTTTTGTGCCGATCTCCTTTCTGAATTTACGAGGTGATGCCTGGTTGTAAGCTACGCGGCGATGGTTTCGATCGATCACAAAAGAGAATGTTGGAATGTGGTCAAAAAGGGTCTCGAATTTCCTCTCGTTTGCTCTCAAGTCTGCTTGAAGTCCCTTGAGGTCATTTTGCTGGTGCTCCAGCCGCTCCAACCCAGGGAGGGATTGCTCGGCGCACTGTTCAATATAACGCTCTAACCTGGAGCGGATTTTCTGAACAAGCACCTCAATTTTCGTCAGGTTCGCTTTCCAGACGTCGAATTCAGCAGCGAGGTCCTCTAAAGAGGCGAGTTCTTTTAAGGGTTGTTTCCCGGTCTTATTCAAGTTTT
It includes:
- a CDS encoding PAS domain S-box protein, with the protein product MENLNKTGKQPLKELASLEDLAAEFDVWKANLTKIEVLVQKIRSRLERYIEQCAEQSLPGLERLEHQQNDLKGLQADLRANERKFETLFDHIPTFSFVIDRNHRRVAYNQASPRKFRKEIGTKTLDLQCVDKPTREFWHHVEEQVINSGCATWYVERVHTESGKTLYYENRIAPIIDADGRVAMLVGIASDITERRQVEEALLAKEKKLREQARALQDANTALEVLLRHGEEKSERLQKSVQISVQMLVLPYLEKLKDTELTTEQKAYVNIAMSHLSEITSQFVSRLSSKSFGLTPRELQVASLVRNGKDSAAIADILCISEDTVSFHRKKIRSKLGLKKKNVNLTTYLSTLAQ